One window of Paroedura picta isolate Pp20150507F chromosome 2, Ppicta_v3.0, whole genome shotgun sequence genomic DNA carries:
- the LCT gene encoding lactase/phlorizin hydrolase, translating to MALACKVVLLVLLPWHCLGEDWELARRFVALAGPLTDELVSDLHMERGRVREPIFPSRTTQTQYLCHWRTLSSLPPYFSHLYASGVTHFKIFLPWMSILPLGTAQNPNEANVECYRKLLRMLRAANLKSVLILHQNHPPKSLDPLRAFADLFVEYADFVFESLGDLVDTWLTFSNLTEIAERLPQDGLLSPPLQVLASAHRRAYKIYHEKYSSQGGKVSIALDITDTGLVPPGSFLASISDSLDFISLNLQYNCKGEMLFQKTLLNELQYVMGNMEVLLFTLNFYECSSMQEDPFVTLASIFSGINNDQVLAIGGDVQDLLDSFSVHSVRFFTEDSVSQQKPKETIIPTVTHPSSYIKTWGKFANQTKLERDSFLHDVFPDDFLWGTSTGSFNIEGGWEENGKGESIWDRFGHQGYVHRNQTANVACDSYHKTEYDVYLLRGLQTNIYKFSLSWPRIFPNGTRSSLNPKGVEYYNKLIDSLLDSHVEPMVTLFHWDLPQALQDLGGWQNETIISAFVDYASFCFATFGDRVKLWITFHEPWVISYAGYGTGQHPPRIADPGMASYQVAHVILKAHSKAWHVYDNQYRSKQHGKIGIVLNSDWAEPKSPENPEDVRAAERYLHFMLGWFAHPIFVNGDYSDILKSQIQQKNQQCSTPIASLPAFTDEEKVLMNGTADFFGLSHYTSWLISNASANCTASYENIGGFSQDVDPLWPQTASPWISVVPWGLRRLLNFVSQEYTGTRFPIFIGGNGVPTDTDGGDFINDTKRVDYFRLYINEALKAIKLDTIDVQSYIARSLLDGFEGPAGYSQRFGLHYVNFEDANRQRTPKESAYFFSTVIENNGFPTTFKRKYLQSFRKNMPIPARLPSLPASEVPSKAKVVWEKFSRQTDFERDLYFYGTVSDDFLWGVSTSAFQIEGGWDADGKGPSIWDNFSHVPGNINNNDTADVACDSYNKVDEDIYLLRALRVNTYRFSLSWPRIFPSGRNHSINSYGVDYYNRLIDGLLTANITPMVTLHHWDLPQALQDIGGWENPVMVELFDSFADFCFRTFGDRVKFWITFNEPAMISWLGYDAAIFPPNVKYDPGYAPYKVTHTILKAHARVYHTYDQKYRESQKGVISLSLNIDWVEPKTLSDPQNVEAADRYLQFMGGWFAHPIFKNGDYPEAMKWNVGNRSELQKLPSSRLPVFTEEERQYIRGTADVFCLNYYTSKIIKHKTTRLSPYSYEHDQERELEIDPSWPNSAIDGMRAVPWGLRRLLNWIKEEYGNPPIYITENGVGIKTESDVDDTSRIFYYKTHIDEALKAYKLDGVNLRGYVAWSFMDNFEWLNGYDPRFGLHQVDFNNPNRPRTPKRSAIYYAELIRKNGIPLPKEEEFIYGEFPKNFSWSVASAAYQVEGAWRADGKGLSIWDQFAHTPLKIGNDENGDVACDSYHKLEADLAILKNIRVTHYRFSISWPRVLPDGTTKSINEAGLSYYERLIDALLAADIQPQVTIYHWDLPQALQNVGGWENETIVQRFKEYAELLFQRLGNKVKFWITLNEPYAIANIGYGYGVSAPGISFRPGRAPYIVGHNLIKAHAEVWHLYNETYRPRQKGLISLSISVEWAEPRNPSKQEDHDAARRYVEFFAGWFAHPVFKTGDYSELMKRRIQERSQGQSRLPQFTEEEKQRIKGTFDFFGLNHYTTILAYNLNYPAIISSYDADRGVASITDRSWLGSGSFWLKVTPFGFRKVLNWIKEEYNNPPIYVTENGISEREDGGFNDTWRTHYLKSYIDEALKGVVLDGVDLRGYTVWCLMDNFEWAVGYAERFGLHYTNYTHPALLRIPKESSKFYTSIIQCNGFPDPATGPHLCLESQTEGITTSTPTRTATAGIITGIIAETVNFLGLELALAEAKVALYVLFVLLLMATVGLVLFSFAYRRMTKKVHKRIALELSKM from the exons ATGGCGTTGGCTTGCAAAGTGGTTTTGCTTGTTCTGCTTCCTTGGCACTGTCTAGGGGAAGACTGGGAACTTGCAAGGAGGTTTGTTGCTCTGGCTGGGCCTCTTACTGATGAGTTAGTAAGTGATTTACACATGGAGAGGGGACGCGTAAGAGAGCCAATCTTTCCTTCCAGAACAACACAAACACAGTATCTTTGTCACTGGCGAACTCTCTCTTCCCTGCCTCCATATTTTTCCCACCTGTATGCAAGTGGTGTGACTCACTTTAAGATCTTCTTACCGTGGATGAGTATCTTGCCGTTGGGAACTGCCCAGAACCCAAATGAAGCTAATGTTGAGTGCTACAGAAAACTTCTCAGAATGCTCAGAGCAGCGAATCTgaaatcagttttaattctgcATCAAAATCATCCACCAAAGTCTTTGGATCCGTTGAGGGCATTCGCTGATCTTTTTGTGGAATATGCAGACTTTGTCTTTGAGTCTTTGGGTGATTTGGTTGACACTTGGCTCACTTTCAGTAATCTGACTGAGATCGCAGAGAGATTGCCGCAGGATGGTTTACTTTCCCCACCTCTTCAGGTCCTAGCTTCAGCACACAGAAGGGCTTATAAGATCTACCACGAAAAATACTCTTCACAAG GTGGGAAAGTGTCTATTGCCCTAGATATCACTGACACCGGACTGGTGCCACCAGGATCTTTCTTAGCTTCAATTTCG GATTCCCTAGATTTTATCTCTCTCAATCTCCAATATAACTGTAAGGGGGAAATGCTTTTCCAAAAGACACTGCTGAATGAACTGCAG tATGTCATGGGAAACATGGAAGTGTTGCTCTTCACTTTAAATTTCTATGAATGCTCTTCCATGCAAGAAGATCCATTTGTAACACTGGCTTCCATCTTTAGTG GCATCAATAATGATCAAGTATTGGCAATAGGAGGTGATGTACAGGACCTACTGGACAGCTTCTCCGTTCACTCAGTtcg aTTCTTCACAGAAGATTCAGTCAGCCAACAGAAaccaaaagagacaataatacCTACTGTAACCCACCCCTCATCCTACATAAAAACCTGGGGGAAATTTGCTAACCAGACTAAGTTGGAGAGAGATTCTTTTTTGCATGATGTTTTTCCAGATGATTTTCTTTGGGGTACATCAACTGGATCCTTTAATAttgaaggaggctgggaagaaaatggaaaaggagaGAGTATTTGGGACAGATTTGGGCATCAAGGCTATGTCCACAGGAATCAAACAGCCAATGTTGCATGTGACAGCTACCATAAGACAGAGTATGATGTCTACCTGCTCAGAGGCCTTCAGACAAATATCTATAAATTTTCCCTATCATGGCCTAGGATTTTTCCCAATGGGACTAGGAGCAGTTTAAATCCTAAAGGGGTAGAGTACTACAACAAACTCATAGACAGTTTGCTGGATTCTCATGTTGAACCCATGGTGACTTTGTTTCACTGGGACTTACCGCAAGCCCTGCAAGACCTTGGCGGCTGGCAAAATGAGACCATCATAAGTGCTTTTGTAGACTATGCATCATTCTGCTTTGCTACTTTTGGGGACCGGGTTAAACTCTGGATTACCTTCCATGAACCCTGGGTCATAAGCTATGCTGGCTATGGCACTGGGCAGCATCCGCCAAGAATTGCTGATCCAGGGATGGCATCTTATCAG GTGGCTCATGTTATTCTGAAGGCACATTCTAAAGCATGGCATGTTTATGACAACCAGTATCGTTCCAAACAACATGGGAAAATAGGAATAGTGTTGAATTCTGATTGGGCTGAACCCAAGTCTCCGGAGAATCCCGAAGATGTAAGAGCAGCAGAACGTTACTTGCATTTTATGTTGGGCTGGTTTGCTCACCCAATATTTGTTAATGGAGATTACTCAGACATCCTGAAATCCCAGATTCAACAGAAGAACCAGCAGTGCTCAACTCCAATTGCCAGTCTCCCTGCTTTCACTGACGAGGAGAAGGTCTTAATGAATGGGACAGCTGATTTCTTTGGCCTTTCCCATTACACTTCCTGGCTTATCAGCAATGCTTCAGCCAACTGTACAGCAAGCTATGAGAATATTGGAGGCTTTTCCCAAGATGTTGACCCCCTTTGGCCTCAGACAGCATCTCCATGGATTTCTGTGGTCCCTTGGGGGCTCAGGAGATTGCTGAACTTTGTGTCTCAAGAATACACAGGGACAAGGTTCCCAATCTTTATAGGAGGCAATGGTGTACCAACTGACACAGATGGAGGTGATTTTATTAATGATACGAAGAGAGTGGATTACTTTCGTCTGTATATCAATGAGGCTTTAAAAG CTATAAAATTAGACACCATTGATGTTCAGTCATATATTGCCCGGTCTCTGCTTGATggttttgaaggccctgcaggcTATAGTCAACGGTTCGGCCTCCATTATGTGAATTTTGAAGATGCAAACAGACAAAGAACACCAAAAGAATCTGCCTATTTCTTTTCCACTGTTATTGAAAATAATGGATTTCCTACTACATTCAAAAGAAAGTATCTTCAGTCATTCAGAAAGAACATGCCCATTCCTGCAAGGCTACCTAGCTTACCAGCTTCTGAAGTTCCCTCCAAAGCAAAAGTGGTTTGGGAAAAATTCTCACGGCAGACTGATTTTGAAAGAGATTTGTATTTTTATGGCACTGTCTCAGATGATTTTCTGTGGGGTGTTTCCACATCTGCCTTCCAAATTGAAGGAGGTTGGGATGCAGACGGGAAGGGCCCTAGCATCTGGGATAACTTTTCCcatgttccagggaatattaacaACAATGATACTGCAGATGTAGCTTGTGACAGCTACAACAAAGTAGATGAGGATATTTATTTACTAAGGGCCTTAAGAGTGAACACTTATCGATTCTCCCTTTCATGGCCTCGAATATTTCCCAGTGGAAGAAACCATTCCATAAATAGCTATGGTGTTGATTATTACAACCGGCTGATTGATGGTCTGCTTACTGCTAATATCACACCAATGGTCACTCTTCACCACTGGGATCTACCCCAAGCTCTGCAAGACATTGGTGGCTGGGAGAATCCAGTGATGGTAGAACTATTTGATAGTTTTGCAGACTTTTGTTTTCGGACATTTGGAGACAGGGTCAAGTTCTGGATTACATTCAATGAGCCTGCCATGATTTCATGGCTAGGCTATGATGCAGCAATCTTCCCACCAAATGTAAAATATGATCCTGGTTATGCACCCTACAAAGTTACTCATACAATATTGAAAGCTCATGCTAGAGTCTACCACACCTATGATCAGAAATACAGAGAGAGTCAGAAAGGTGTGATTTCTTTGAGCCTCAACATCGATTGGGTTGAGCCAAAGACCCTTAGTGATCCTCAGAATGTGGAAGCAGCTGATCGTTATCTGCAGTTCATGGGAGGATGGTTTGCacacccaatttttaaaaatggtgactaCCCAGAGGCAATGAAGTGGAACGTGGGGAATAGGAGTGAGCTACAGAAATTGCCATCTTCCAGACTTCCAGTTTTCACAGAAGAAGAAAGACAATATATCAGAGGGACAGCTGATGTATTCTGCCTGAACTATTACACCTCAAAAATTATAAAGCATAAGACAACCAGGCTAAGTCCATACTCTTATGAGCATGATCAAGAACGTGAGTTGGAGATTGACCCTTCTTGGCCTAACTCAGCAATTGATGGAATGAGAGCAGTGCCCTGGGGGCTTCGGAGGTTGCTAAACTGGATCAAAGAGGAATATGGCAACCCTCCCATTTATATTACTGAGaatggggttggaataaaaactgaATCTGATGTTGATGATACCAGCAGGATCTTTTACTACAAAACTCACATCGATGAGGCTTTAAAAG CTTACAAACTGGATGGGGTGAATCTTCGAGGCTATGTTGCTTGGTCTTTCATGGATAATTTTGAATGGCTAAATGGTTATGATCCAAGATTTGGGCTGCACCAGGTTGATTTTAACAATCCGAACAGGCCAAGAACCCCTAAACGTTCTGCTATATATTATGCTGAACTCATACGTAAGAATGGGATTCCACTCCCAAAAGAAGAGGAATTTATTTATGGAGAATTTCCAAAGAACTTTTCTTGGAGTGTGGCGTCAGCAGCCTACCAG GTTGAAGGTGCCTGGAGAGCAGATGGGAAAGGCCTAAGCATTTGGGACCAGTTTGCTCACACTCCACTGAAAATCGGCAATGATGAAAATGGGGACGTAGCTTGCGACAGCTACCACAAGTTGGAGGCAGACTTGGCTATTCTGAAAAACATCAGAGTCACTCACTATCgcttttccatttcttggcctcGGGTCCTCCCTGATGGAACCACCAAGTCTATAAATGAAGCTGGCCTGAGTTACTATGAAAGACTCATAGATGCTCTCTTGGCAGCCGATATCCAGCCACAG GTAACTATTTACCACTGGGACCTCCCTCAGGCCCTCCAAAACGTTGGAGGGTGGGAAAATGAGACCATAGTCCAGAGGTTCAAAGAATATGCAGAACTTCTCTTTCAGAGACTTGGCAATAAAGTGAAATTTTGGATAACTTTAAATGAGCCCTATGCCATTGCTAATATCGGTTATGGCTACGGAGTGTCTGCTCCAG GAATCTCTTTTAGACCAGGCCGAGCTCCTTACATAGTGGGGCACAACTTAATAAAGGCCCATGCAGAAGTCTGGCATCTCTACAACGAAACGTACCGTCCAAGGCAAAAAGGGCTGATTTCTCTTTCCATCAGCGTAGAATGGGCTGAACCAAGGAACCCTTCCAAACAGGAAGATCATGATGCTGCCAGGCGCTATGTCGAA TTCTTCGCTGGTTGGTTCGCTCATCCAGTCTTCAAAACTGGTGACTACAGTGAGTTGATGAAAAGGAGAATACAAGAAAGAAGCCAGGGACAGTCACG ACTCCCTCAATTTACTGAAGAGGAAAAACAGAGGATTAAAGGCACCTTTGACTTCTTTGGCTTGAATCATTATACCACAATATTGGCCTACAATTTAAACTATCCTGCTATTATTTCATCCTATGATGCTGATAG AGGTGTGGCGTCAATAACAGACCGCAGCTGGCTGGGCTCTGGCTCCTTTTGGTTGAAGGTGACCCCCTTTGGCTTCAGAAAGGTCTTGAACTGGATCAAGGAAGAATACAATAATCCGCCTATTTATGTGACTGAGAATGGGATATCAGAACGCGAAGATGGGGGCTTCAATGATACGTGGAGAACACATTACTTAAAGAGTTACATTGATGAAGCTTTAAAAG GAGTTGTGCTCGATGGTGTGGATTTGCGAGGTTATACTGTGTGGTGCTTGATGGACAATTTTGAGTGGGCAGTAGGCTATGCAGAAAGGTTTGGGCTGCATTATACCAACTACACACACCCAGCTTTACTCAGGATTCCAAAGGAGTCTTCAAAATTTTATACGTCTATCATTCAGTGTAATGGCTTTCCGGATCCAGCCACTGGGCCTCATTTGTGCCTGGAGTCACAAACTGAAG GCATCACCACTTCTACGCCTACACGTACGGCAACTGCTGGCATCATTACAGGCATCATTGCAGAGACAGTGAACTTCTTAGGACTGGAGTTGGCTCTAGCTGAGGCAAAAGTAGCCCTTTATGTGCTGTTTGTCCTATTGCTAATGGCTACAGTAGGGCTTGTTCTTTTTTCATTTGCATACAGGAGGATGACCAAAAAAGTCCACAAAAGAATTGCCTTAGAGTTGAGTAAAATGTAA